Proteins from a genomic interval of Betta splendens chromosome 10, fBetSpl5.4, whole genome shotgun sequence:
- the LOC114864363 gene encoding protocadherin beta-15-like encodes MNQTMDLTGHSGRLRRKCVAFVLAFVVIFTTAMGQIRYSISEEIKEGTAVGNIAKDLGIDANILKTRGFRIVSSSTEPLFQVHQNDGMLYVSRNIDREEICQRTSVCLINLKTVLENPLEVHYVAVEVLDVNDHSPSFPENNKRLEISESASAGTRFQLHAAIDPDGGVNSIQQYKLSGNNNFRLEVKDRGKDGKVPILQLQNPLDREQSSSHRLVLTALDGGKPPKSGTMEILIDVLDVNDNAPVFTKDVYSVDINEDAPIGTTVVRVNATDVDEGSNGDVTYSFGNVNKQVRGLFDVDSRTGEIFVKGRLDYEVDDSYEIDIQASDSGALPLRTDKSVTVNIKDINDNAPVIEITSLSNTISEDSRPGTTVALLSITDLDSGVNGKVMSFVKSDVPLTLTPSIQDNMYAVVTKTQLDRETTSIHEVTVIAKDAGEPALTSEKTFRVVVSDVNDNSPQFLFSQYNFYVSENNVPGVPLFSITGSDRDEGDNALITYHILRDRREESKVVSFLNINPENGDVVALKGFDFETLKTFQFQVVASDSGTPSLSSNVTVNVFILDQNDNAPVILYPVSSNGSAEGVEEIPRNVNAGHLVTKVRAYDADIGYNGWLLFSLQQVTDHSLFGLDRYTGQIRTLRSFTETDEAEHKLLILVKDNGNVSLSATATVLVKLVEPKEAFAASDVKSSAKHDEENNVTFYLMITLGSVSALFLISIIVLIAMQCSKSTDYTSKYVQEPNYDGTLCHSIQYRSGDKRYMLVGPRMSIGSTIVPGSHANTLVLPDRRKTSEEVRRLKSTALFTNPYR; translated from the coding sequence ATGAATCAAACCATGGATTTAACCGGACACAGCGGGCGTCTACGAAGGAAATGTGTCGCCTTCGTTTTGGCTTTCGTAGTGATTTTTACAACGGCAATGGGCCAAATAAGATATTCTATATCCGAAGAGATCAAAGAAGGGACTGCGGTTGGAAACATAGCAAAGGATCTGGGAATTGATGCAAATATATTAAAGACGAGGGGATTTCGCATTGTTTCGAGCTCCACCGAGCCCCTCTTCCAGGTACACCAGAACGACGGGATGCTATATGTAAGCCGTAACATTGACCGAGAGGAAATATGCCAGCgaaccagtgtgtgtttgataaaCCTCAAAACAGTGCTAGAAAACCCACTAGAGGTCCACTATGTGGCAGTGGAAGTGCTAGATGTGAACGACCATTCCCCCTCGTTCCCTGAGAACAACAAAAGGCTGGAGATTTCGGAATCAGCGTCGGCAGGAACGAGGTTCCAGTTGCACGCTGCCATCGACCCTGACGGTGGGGTGAATTCTATTCAACAGTATAAACTCAGCGGAAACAATAATTTTCGACTAGAAGTGAAAGATCGCGGGAAAGATGGTAAAGTTCCTATTTTACAACTGCAAAACCCATTAGACAGAGAACAGTCTAGCAGCCACAGGCTCGTGCTCACAGCCTTGGATGGAGGCAAACCTCCAAAATCGGGCACTATGGAAATATTGATAGATGTTCTGGACGTGAATGACAACGCTCCGGTTTTTACAAAAGACGTCTATTCTGTAGACATAAACGAAGACGCACCTATTGGCACAACAGTCGTGCGAGTGAATGCCACAGATGTGGACGAAGGATCAAATGGAGACGTCACTTATTCCTTCGGTAATGTTAATAAACAGGTGCGTGGGTTGTTTGATGTTGACTCGAGAACAGGTGAAATATTTGTGAAAGGACGTTTGGACTATGAAGTGGATGACAGTTATGAAATAGATATTCAAGCGTCTGACAGCGGCGCTCTTCCGCTTAGAACGGACAAAAGCGTCACTGTGAACATAAAAGACATAAATGACAACGCGCCTGTAATAGAAATAACGTCGCTATCCAACACAATTTCTGAAGATTCCAGACCAGGAACCACGGTAGCACTTCTCAGTATTACAGATTTGGACTCTGGGGTGAACGGAAAAGTTATGAGCTTTGTGAAAAGCGACGTCCCCTTGACGCTAACGCCTTCAATACAAGACAACATGTACGCTGTGGTGACAAAGACGCAGCTTGACAGGGAAACCACGTCTATTCACGAAGTTACGGTAATTGCGAAAGATGCAGGTGAACCAGCCTTGACGTCTGAGAAAACGTTTAGAGTGGTTGTATCCGATGTAAACGACAACAGCCCTCAGTTTTTATTTAGCCAGTATAATTTTTATGTCAGTGAAAATAACGTTCCTGGAGTGCCTTTATTTTCTATAACTGGCTCTGACCGCGATGAGGGAGATAATGCTCTAATTACTTATCACATTTTAAGAGATCGACGCGAAGAGAGTAAAGTCGTTTCATTTCTCAATATTAACCCTGAAAACGGAGACGTCGTGGCGCTGAAAGGTTTTGACTTTGAGACCCTGAAGACGTTCCAGTTCCAAGTcgtggcctcagactctggaactccgtcactgagcagcaacgtcacagtgaacgtgttcatcctggatcagaacgacaacgctccagtcatcctgtatccagtcagctccaacggttctgctgaaggtgtggaggagatTCCCCGCAATGTGAACGCAGGACACTTGGTGACTAAAGTCAGAGCCTATGACGCTGATATAGGATATAACGGCTGGTTactgttctcactgcagcaggtcactgaccacagtctctttggcttggaccgctacacaggacagatcagaacactgcgctcattcacagagacagacgaggctgagcataaactgctcatactggtcaaagacaatggcaacgtctcactctcagcaacagctactgtgctggtgaaactggtggagcccaaagaggcttttgcagcttctgatgtcaaaagttcagcaaaacacgacgaggagaataatgtgactttctacctgatgataactttgggctcagtttcagcacttttcctcatcagcatcattgtgCTGATTGCAATGCAGTGCTCAAAGTCCACAGACTATACTTCTAAATATGTGCAGGAGCCTAATTATGACgggacactgtgtcacagcatccagtacaGATCTGGAGACAAGCGCTACATGTTAGTTGGACCCAGGATGAGTATAGGATCTACTATAGTCCCAGGAAGCCACGCAAACACTCTGGTGCTTCCTGACAGGAGGAAAACGTCTGAAGAGGTAAGACGTTTAAAATCCACTGCTTTGTTTACAAATCCATATCGCTGA